The genome window TAAGTGGCAAAATTTGAAGGTGCAAGTTCTCTTTTTGTCCCGCTGGTAATCCAGAATTTGAGGATACAGTTGAGGCCAACTGCTTGAGAGTGTATTTACTGCCATCTGGTGGTCAGAAATAGACATAGCTTTGGCATGACCGAACCAGCTAAATTTTTCGTTGACCCTGAATCAGACATTAGCGATCTTTTCTTCACAACAGATATGGAGGAAATATGACGTTGACTGCAATGGTTGCATATCAGCTCAGGAGCTAAAGGTtagcatgaatacacacacacacacacacacgcacacgcacacgcacgcacacaacattTAACTGTGAAAAATAAATTGTTTACTGcagtaggaaaaaaaaaatcttcattCAAGTGTTTGGAAGCATGAGCAGCAGGTAAAAGGAAGTGACTAGTGATTGGAGGCAGGCTGTTGTTTGTGGACCATCTCATTCGTGTTATCTCCATTCAGGCTTTCCTTCGAGACCTTATCCAGCAGCACCACAAGGAAGTGTCACCTAGCAAGCTGGATGAGTACACTGATGCCATGGTCATTCTACTAATAActgcacagacaaacagacgctTACACATTTTACAACCATGACATGGAAACAAAGAGACTCAGAGACAGCGATTCATAGTAACCTCTATTCATGCTCCAAACATTTTACTTTCCTTCCTTGCAGATGAAagtatttgacaaaaacaaggaCGGTTGTTTGGAGCTGAATGACATGGCCAGGTATTTTACTATCTTCTTGTTGAAACCTCAATTCCATGGTGCACAAAGGGGTTACCCTATAAATAGTAACATTTTTACCTCAATGTATCTTTATTCAGGATCCTGGCGATGGAAGATAACTTTTTGCTCCAGTTTCAACTGGATGTGAGTAATAAtactaattatttattttttgttcctATTTTGAATTGAGCATTGTGACAGAATAActtatctctctcttctctcctcttatCCTAGCTCATTATAAGTAATCATTGTTTTCTTTCACCTCATCCTCAGGCCTCCAGTcaaggagagaggaaaagagactTTGAGAAGATCTTCACCCACTATGATGTCGTGAGTCTAAAGAAAAATCGAATCGATAATGAGTAGATAAAGAACAAACCAATACAATGAAGCATGATCACAAAACGGTTGGATGTGGCTTACGACGAATCaacaaatcaatcaatcaatcaatcaatcaatcagataCTGACGTTGTCAGAGGGCCCCTCATGTGGTCCTGAGAAGCTGTTAACACCCGCCTCGTGTGGATTTCAGAAATCCACTTGACTACAGCGCGTTGCCAATGGGATGCTTTGTTGATCGGTTGCATTTCTCCCGTTAGAACAAGACGGGGGagctggagggggtggaggtggacggcTTTGTGAAGGACATGATGGAACTGGTCAGGGTGAGTGCAGTGGTAGTCTCCGCCGCTTCATTTGTCGTGTCACTTCAAGGACGTATTGAAAACACTTGTTGTCATTGGCTGTCGGCATTTTCACTCACAGAAATGTATTACCGATTGAGGTGTGCGGGGGGACCCCACTATTTTTCACAGCAAAGTTATGTGTTGAGATCACAAGAAAGTTATATTTTATGTTACGCTCTTAAAAAATGACCAGACCTTGTGAccctaacgcctcgtttccacatacgtatgtttttcgtatccgtgcttccgtaaatttactgaaggagtcgctagtgttttacgtacggacatgaatttatttacggacaaaagatgggggagcgtatgataatggccgtttttaggagaccggtactttggaacatgaggatcgacacagagataaaaacaaaaccaaccaggcttggaaagagatcggcgaggagtttggcctgccaggtacttacatgttttgtgaaaaacatacaaactttcatacggtatctccgtaaaacgacggcgaaagttacattttttgaacgtatattacggacataccggacagaaattttacggaggggaggagtctcggaggaaaaacggacattacggagaatcacataggaatgaatggactttcggtcggagacggttggatcgcatacgagaatgtacgtatgtggaaacgaggcgtaactgTGTATGGGAATGCCAAGTATATCCAAAGGAATACCAAAAAATGTATGATAACAGAGAACATTAACAATGACAAGTCTGTGCGTTCGAAAAGAAAAtacacccttctctctctctctctctctctctctctctctctctctctctctctctctctctctctctctctctctctctctctctctctctctctctctctctctctctctctctctctctctctctctctctctctctccctctctctctctgatccacctttatctctctctccctctatctccctcacaGCCCAGTATCACAGCCAAAGAGCTGGACAAGCTGAAAGTAATCCTGCTGGGCCACTGTGATGTCAACAGGGATGGAAAGATCCAGAAGAACgagctgtctctctgtctgggaGTGCGGCCCAGGCCTTAGGGCACACACCATTGAATGTGTcccaatagacctctgaagaataagtcccgcctccgaggctccggttccctctgtcaaatgtctatgggaaataccATGGCGTTTTTGAAttatcgtacataacaaactctgtaggtggcgaagaagtaaaagctgcgtcacgttctgaactacacactttttacatctagtttcgactgggtttttgAATTGTCGTTGCCGTTAAAGCAGCATTAATCATCGTTAACTACTTTAACGACATCGACAATCAGAAAtcccagtcgaaactagatggaaaaagtgtgtagttcaaaacaaATATTGTTTGTAGAAAGAATGTTGAAactcacaaataaataaataactcgaAAATAGTAAATGCTCTCTTCTTTAGAAGAGTGACTACAACAAATGGCCTGTTCCCACCTACGGCAAAGATAGACCTTGCGAAAATGAGAATGAATGGAAATCAGTGTAAAGAGGGAAACTCACTGTTCCTCCATGGAAATTAGGAAATCACTTCTACTTTATCGCCCTCATGCCTCATCTGAAAAAGGGTTTTCCCTTCATTATTTTTGCTCAATATACATGTTGAATCAACGGTGTTTTCCCACTATGACCACAGACAATGTACTGTCTGTGTCCGTCAGCATGTTGCGTGAACGGATATGTGTCGGTTGGTTTCGATTTACCCACATCAACCTCTCTCCATTTGTTAAGATTGGAAATAAAAATATACTAATTTAAGCTGAAATGAGTTATTTTCTCTGGTTTAATACGACCAACACGCTTCCATTCAATTCCGCACGGAAAAATAACGACTGCAGTCTTTTGTTCGTCCCTATGAGCCCTTCAAACTGAACCAGGCGATTTGTCTAGGCGTTCTATAGAGGGCTGGGATGTACGATGGCATTAGGCCTTCACAACTGCTATTATGAAACATGTATTGACATCATAAAGTACCAGACTGGAGAAAAACATAAATGTTGCTCTTCTCTCGAGAGGATTGACTTCATTGATGCGCATCTGGCTCTGGTTTTGGTTGGCTCACCGCCACGCTGCGGTAGGCCTACTGTCGGTGGAAAAGAGGCATTAATAATAAGTAGGCCTTCATTGTTCTTTTCTTTACTCTTCATTGTTCTTTTCTCAGAACGAAACGTAACAATAGCATCCAGCTGCAGCCACGGAGCCAGAGCCTGATGTGTGGCACAGAGGGGCCTGTAGTTTGACAGAGGGGGCCTGTGGTGGGCAGGCTGCTTTTTTCAAAGCATTGCGTCACTGTCGGCCCCTTGCTGCCCCAGTGGAGTTTTCAATGATTAATTGAATTATAAAGATTCGATTTTTTATtcgattaattattattattgaattaTTTCATTGAAATTAACAGCcaatagctatatatatatagctattgtatattatatacttttacatatatatatatatatgttgaaaaaagcctatatatatatatatacctataacCCCCTTTGCTTCAGTTAAAGCCCTTTTTCTCAGTTTTACCCTTTGTGTAGTTACTGCAGTTAAACTTTGGAGGCCTTAAGTAATTCAAGGTGTTTCGTGGGcgatatttttatatattttttgtgctATTTTGTGTCGTTATTGATTTCTTTAGCAAGTAGCCCTTGGTCTTGGGGGATCAAGGGGTCTTGAATCACTACAAAGGTTCCTGTACATTATCCATTTCATGAAGCCCTTTGAACCTGTTATTTCCCATGTCTCTTACAGACACGTTTTCAAAATGTCATGCAGGAGGGCtaacaattatttaaaaagaTATTTCTAATAATTTATGGAAAAAAATGAGGGGTGCTGAGATTAAATGAAGGTTTGCTTGAGCTCCCCTACAAGAGTCTAAAATCGCCTTTTCATTATTTGGATATAATGAAGTAGTACACGGTGGCCAAAGCACAAAACATCATATGGCCACAAGGGGGCGACCAATAGCCTACTGTCTTTAAATATTATTGTTAGTGTACTTATAAATGTTAGTGTTATCTCCTTTATTTACTGTGGATTATTTTGAGGTTTTCTGGCCAAGTCACTGGCTAATTGAAACAAACCATGAAATCCATGCATAACTGTTAGACAATAAGGATACATGCCGTTCTTCAAAGAAGTATTTTAGCCTTAAATACCTCCAATGCCCAGGGAACTGGACAGTGTTCACTGCTTCGATGGACCAATGACAGAGGGCTGCGGAATATGAGCAATGTATATGCAACGAGTGGACTTATTATTGCATGGTTTACAAAGATTGATAATAGGGGGTTGTGGACGACTTCTTACATTCCCTCTAATTCTTAGAGGCAATCATTGCAGAACACCACAGGAACTATCATGGTTCTGCTCGTGTGTCCGTGAGGCTTTAAGATTGAATGGTGTGATGGAAGTAAACAATCATATAATTTAAAGTGAAATACATAATATGGTTTTAAAGAGTGAGCAAAATTTAGTTGGGATTTGCAAAAATGAAAATAGACGTTTTCTCAAACTATGattggattttaatgaaagTTTGGAATCAGGACATTGACAGTGCCAGCACTGTCTTACACAAGAATTTAAAAAGTTCAGGCAGTTACATCATTTTCATCATGTGCATAAAAAACTGACGGAAAAGGGTACACAAATATAAAAAGAAATTGAGCTATCATTACATAAAGCGaaggtaggcctacagtttTAATGtccaacattttcttcaatatcAAAATGAATGAAGATCTATTGGTAAGAACAAGGAGATTAAAACCAGCTTTCTCCATCTTTCCATTTAAAATAAGTGTAGtctactttattaatcccaaatGGGAAATTCATCCCTTGGTCCTATAAATTGTACACATTGCATTGACGGTACTTTGTGCAATCCTGTTATCTGTCTCCTGAGTATTTACGTACCCTGCAATTGTGGCCTTAATTGCAAACTCAATTCATCAATGGGACAAGATCCAAATACAATGGTCACTTGTGCTATCCTGTCCCCTAGCAACCTTTGATgtgccaaatatattttatgtgcaaaatatattttctagAGGTTAGACCGGTAAACCACAGACATAGTAAATTGCATGTTATGGCGTTTAGTTGATGACTGAAGAAAGGGAGGTTTTTGTCTGCTATAATCTGTTCTTATCCAGAGTAGCACTCTCCCTCAGCATTCAGCAGTGACTTCTGCTAAACAGTCTGTACCTTAGATCAGGGCCATGATACTGTAGCACCATGCGTGTAGTGCAGCATTCATACATAAAGCTCCGCGTCACAAACACCCTGATGCAATGGATCTCTGAAGCCAGAGTAAACAATAACCCAGGGATCAAACCAGCGTCAGTGAAGCTACGCCTTGCGTTGTGCATAAGGTAAGTCAACAATTGTGCGCGTGcaggtttctttttttcttttttcttttttcttttttactgtTTTGATAGCTGAACCCCACTGGGGTGAGCTACGCACGGACCCTTGGTTGAAGCCTCGGAGCTCTGCAGCTCATGTCAACATGGGCAATACCACTTTGCGGTTTGCCTCTGTTCCTCGGTTCTTCTCACTTCCCTTACGATGTCATCCTTTCTAGTTCCGCAGGGTCCAAACTTCCAGGTCTTGTACTAAGAAGTCTTGCTGCGTGGAGAGCGGTGGGTTGTGAAAGGTGGGACAGGAGTGGCTTGCTCCGCGGTACAAGTCAGCATCCAGCCAAAGGCCAAAGCCCCCCCTGCAGGCCAACAACAGAATGGCACTGTTAGACTTTGTTATGCCATCAGGTATGGCAGCAGTACATGATATTTTAAACAGTGATGATTGTGAATCGTTTTGTAATGACTTGAAAAGTATTTCTTTGCTTCTTTGCCTATTTTAAAGGACCCCTATTTTTCCAGCAGGTTTTAGTGTGATCAGCTAATGCAAGCTGTTTACATCTTATTATCTGATCTCTGATCCAtccatctagattccacttCCCCAAAGTCTCAGGCAGGGCCGGCCCTGTACATCTGGGGCCCCTAAGCAGGATCATTTTGGGGCCCTGCTTTGCGGTTGATAGAGTAGTTTTGCCACAGAGAACAAGCAACTGTATGCATTCATAACCCTTATGGTTTTTATCCGTACCTCTTTGACATGATTAGCCGCAATTATTTTACTACTTATTAAGTTTACTCACTGAAACAGTCAGAGTAAAGCTTACACACTGCATCATCGTCATGCTTAACATATTGTTTCTCAAAATGAAGAGGTCTAAACCCTCTGGTGTGCAGGGAAAAAAAcgcaaaaaataagaaaaggaaGCCCAGTATAGAGgtgagggtgcactcacactaggccatctggccgtggccgttttcacacctaaccgtgctcaaatctgccagtgtgagtgtggccagtctggccaggccaggccaatttggccacttgggagaggtgtgctgctacggtacgggccgctacggtacagaatctgctaatgagccgacacgcgcacacgcacggctacgcaacctgagctggatgacgtatagacgaccacggacataataaaggagacgagccttctttcctattaaacggtaaacatatatccaaataagcaacagactcggCAAAGtccgaactgtgttctctgtgttgttgtccattgttgttagaactctgactggcggcagactt of Gadus macrocephalus chromosome 11, ASM3116895v1 contains these proteins:
- the LOC132467756 gene encoding secretagogin-like isoform X1, translated to MERAFDQLDAAEFLAIWHHFDADDNGYIEGKELDEFFRHVMKRLGSQETTEENVQKLKQRFMSTYDVTADGKLQIQELALMILPADENFLLVFRREAPLDNSVDFMKIWRKYDVDCNGCISAQELKAFLRDLIQQHHKEVSPSKLDEYTDAMMKVFDKNKDGCLELNDMARILAMEDNFLLQFQLDASSQGERKRDFEKIFTHYDVNKTGELEGVEVDGFVKDMMELVRPSITAKELDKLKVILLGHCDVNRDGKIQKNELSLCLGVRPRP
- the LOC132467756 gene encoding secretagogin-like isoform X2, with translation MERAFDQLDAAEFLAIWHHFDADDNGYIEGKELDEFFRHVMKRLGSQETTEENVQKLKQRFMSTYDVTADGKLQIQELALMILPADENFLLVFRREAPLDNSVDFMKMKVFDKNKDGCLELNDMARILAMEDNFLLQFQLDASSQGERKRDFEKIFTHYDVNKTGELEGVEVDGFVKDMMELVRPSITAKELDKLKVILLGHCDVNRDGKIQKNELSLCLGVRPRP